A region of [Bacteroides] pectinophilus DNA encodes the following proteins:
- a CDS encoding formate/nitrite transporter family protein: MHSPLEIAKNYVEIGIHKVRMSAWKMLVLGIFAGMFIGFAGIASTTAQATIENPAIARLIGACVFPAGMAMVLIAGSELFTGNNLIILACLEKKVTAGQMLKNWVTVFTGNFLGAAFVALMVVYGHIPDLYNGLLAQKMVAAAVIRVNETFAEALIRGILCNILVCIAVWASFAAKKVSGKLMMSFWPVMIFVLCGFEHSIADMYFGMAGLLCAGEYSIAAPELTFASFILKNIIPVTLGNIIGGAGIVGAGYWAMYLKHTPGTDISIEKEQEEIDIAEEY, translated from the coding sequence ATGCATTCACCACTTGAGATTGCCAAGAATTATGTTGAGATAGGAATTCACAAAGTAAGAATGTCCGCATGGAAGATGCTTGTTCTCGGAATCTTTGCCGGAATGTTTATCGGATTTGCCGGAATTGCTTCCACAACCGCACAGGCAACCATAGAGAATCCGGCTATTGCACGCCTTATCGGTGCGTGTGTATTTCCTGCCGGCATGGCTATGGTTCTGATTGCCGGAAGCGAACTTTTTACCGGTAACAACCTGATAATACTTGCCTGTCTTGAAAAGAAAGTTACGGCCGGACAGATGCTTAAGAACTGGGTGACAGTATTTACCGGGAACTTTTTAGGTGCGGCATTCGTAGCTTTAATGGTTGTATATGGACATATTCCGGATCTTTATAACGGACTTCTGGCACAGAAGATGGTCGCAGCAGCAGTAATCCGCGTTAATGAGACATTTGCGGAAGCACTTATAAGAGGAATATTATGCAACATACTTGTGTGTATTGCAGTATGGGCTTCATTTGCAGCCAAGAAGGTGTCAGGCAAGCTGATGATGAGCTTCTGGCCTGTCATGATTTTTGTCCTGTGCGGCTTTGAGCACAGCATTGCAGACATGTATTTTGGCATGGCAGGGCTGCTGTGTGCGGGAGAATATTCAATTGCAGCTCCTGAGCTTACATTTGCATCATTTATACTTAAGAATATTATTCCCGTTACGCTTGGCAATATTATAGGCGGTGCCGGAATTGTAGGTGCCGGTTACTGGGCTATGTATCTTAAGCACACACCGGGCACAGACATATCTATTGAAAAGGAACAGGAGGAAATTGACATTGCGGAAGAATATTAA